Proteins found in one Desulfovibrio porci genomic segment:
- a CDS encoding RrF2 family transcriptional regulator: MRFSTRTRYGLRFLLRLAAQPKDSLLQLGQVAREENISSGYLEQIVRALKPLGILRAVRGSGGGYALAKAPSEINMEDVFLHLEGEIAPVRCLTKGRRCQRESQCSTRGFWKELDSHIRGFLQRHTLQEIIESEKRSASGGNYVEL; this comes from the coding sequence ATGCGTTTTTCCACCAGAACCCGCTACGGTTTGCGTTTTTTGCTGCGACTGGCGGCCCAGCCCAAGGACAGCCTGTTGCAACTGGGCCAGGTGGCCCGCGAGGAAAACATCTCCTCGGGTTATCTGGAGCAGATTGTCCGGGCCCTGAAGCCTCTGGGCATCTTGCGCGCCGTACGAGGCTCGGGTGGGGGCTACGCTCTGGCCAAAGCTCCGTCCGAAATCAATATGGAAGACGTCTTTTTGCATTTGGAGGGTGAAATCGCGCCGGTGCGCTGCCTGACCAAGGGGCGGCGTTGCCAGCGGGAGAGCCAGTGTTCCACGCGCGGCTTCTGGAAAGAACTGGACAGCCATATCCGTGGATTTTTACAGCGGCACACCCTTCAGGAAATCATAGAATCTGAGAAGCGTTCCGCTTCAGGAGGCAATTATGTGGAATTATAG
- the metA gene encoding homoserine O-acetyltransferase MetA — MPIKIPADLPARTALEGENIFVMTEDRARQQDIRPLEIVIVNLMPTKIATETQLLRLLGNSPIQVNITLLRTAAHESKNTPLRHLERFYKTFAEIRHRSFDGMIVTGAPVEHLPFEDVDYWRELLEIMAYAQGHVYSTLYLCWAAQAALYHFYGVPKYILPAKISGIFCHEVLHPECRLFRGFDDEFLAPHSRHTEVRAEDVLKVPNLRVLAQSGEAGLALAESLDHSQVFMTGHLEYDRGTLDAEYRRDLGKGLDPAMPRHYYPGDNPSAMPLMTWRAHAHLFYSNWLNYYVYQETPFSLTAISRRRETREE, encoded by the coding sequence ATGCCCATCAAGATTCCCGCCGATCTCCCGGCCCGCACCGCCCTGGAGGGCGAAAACATTTTCGTGATGACCGAGGACCGTGCCCGGCAGCAGGACATCCGCCCTCTGGAGATTGTGATCGTCAACCTGATGCCCACCAAGATCGCCACGGAAACCCAATTGCTGCGCCTGCTGGGCAATTCGCCCATCCAGGTCAACATCACTCTGCTGCGCACGGCGGCGCATGAATCCAAAAACACGCCGTTGCGCCATCTGGAGCGTTTTTACAAAACTTTCGCCGAAATCCGCCACCGCAGCTTCGACGGCATGATCGTCACCGGCGCGCCGGTGGAGCATCTGCCTTTCGAGGATGTGGACTACTGGCGGGAACTGCTGGAAATCATGGCTTACGCCCAGGGGCATGTCTACTCCACTCTCTATCTCTGCTGGGCGGCCCAGGCGGCCCTGTACCATTTCTACGGGGTGCCCAAGTACATCCTTCCGGCCAAGATCTCGGGCATATTCTGCCATGAGGTGCTCCACCCGGAATGCCGCCTGTTCCGGGGCTTTGACGACGAATTTCTGGCCCCTCACTCACGCCACACCGAAGTGCGCGCCGAGGACGTGCTCAAGGTGCCCAATCTGCGCGTTCTGGCGCAGTCCGGCGAGGCCGGGCTGGCCCTGGCGGAGAGCCTGGATCACAGCCAGGTGTTCATGACCGGCCACCTGGAATACGACCGGGGCACGCTGGACGCCGAATACCGTCGCGATCTGGGCAAAGGACTGGACCCCGCGATGCCCAGGCACTATTACCCCGGCGACAATCCCTCGGCCATGCCGCTGATGACCTGGAGGGCGCATGCCCACCTGTTCTACAGCAACTGGCTCAATTATTACGTTTATCAGGAAACCCCCTTCAGCCTCACGGCCATTTCCCGGCGCCGCGAGACACGGGAGGAATAA
- a CDS encoding Rossmann-fold NAD(P)-binding domain-containing protein: MPRHVLTIKDLGESACWLLVQQAIGIPDAKLRTDFMTERVAVLIFAQHSLPERLCVTAAVRQMGGFTVYEGEQQGAWRVELNEYQEHLMPIFGYYMDCLYAYGLPVSTWDMRAANVNFPVINAGSPDAHPAHALADIACMLRSSRYLQGVTAGWLGCANGTLHSIIEATAWFPFSLRVALPPHLDPAPLQAMVDRLQTPVTFVDTPEEAVKGANFVFAGCRGGMSTEDIGPWRLDAELMGKADPEARLLLSASPVEAIPVDQKVLSSPASQLVRQSEYRLRVHKRILHWVFQDGESPA; the protein is encoded by the coding sequence ATGCCAAGACATGTATTGACCATCAAGGATCTGGGCGAAAGCGCCTGCTGGCTGCTGGTGCAGCAGGCCATCGGCATCCCGGACGCCAAATTGCGCACCGACTTCATGACCGAACGGGTGGCGGTGCTGATTTTTGCTCAACATTCCCTGCCCGAACGGCTCTGCGTGACGGCGGCCGTGCGCCAGATGGGCGGCTTCACGGTGTACGAGGGCGAGCAGCAAGGCGCGTGGCGCGTGGAGCTCAACGAGTATCAGGAACATCTGATGCCGATTTTCGGTTATTATATGGACTGCCTGTACGCCTACGGCCTGCCGGTGAGCACTTGGGACATGCGTGCCGCCAACGTGAATTTTCCGGTGATCAACGCGGGCAGCCCGGATGCGCATCCGGCCCATGCCCTGGCCGACATCGCCTGCATGCTGCGGTCGTCGCGCTATCTGCAGGGCGTCACCGCCGGCTGGCTGGGCTGCGCCAACGGCACGCTTCATTCGATCATTGAGGCCACGGCCTGGTTCCCCTTCAGCCTGCGTGTGGCCCTGCCCCCGCATCTGGACCCGGCCCCGCTTCAGGCCATGGTGGACCGCCTGCAAACCCCGGTGACGTTTGTGGATACGCCCGAAGAGGCGGTGAAAGGCGCCAATTTCGTCTTTGCCGGTTGCCGGGGCGGCATGAGCACTGAAGATATCGGTCCTTGGCGGCTCGACGCCGAACTGATGGGCAAGGCCGATCCTGAGGCGCGCCTTCTACTTAGCGCTTCGCCGGTGGAGGCCATTCCCGTGGACCAGAAGGTGCTTTCCAGCCCGGCATCCCAACTGGTGCGCCAGTCCGAGTACCGTTTGCGCGTGCACAAGCGGATTCTGCACTGGGTGTTCCAGGATGGCGAAAGCCCCGCGTAA
- a CDS encoding serine/threonine protein kinase, whose protein sequence is MSRKQLGAAQGIEAACILFQLNSKTADILRLAENAGLPSVFIHGSERTRLCAEWRAFVHAAVTAGLMQHAPNSVLVGYLRQTGHLLRAAEADAPDGRVAPEAPPAQADFVDGPFASYMALLGHGEQAGCPPLFCRRLADAAPELAPQLAQDMRVQARLAAVMALVVSAVWDKLEEFEILAD, encoded by the coding sequence ATGTCCAGAAAACAACTCGGCGCGGCTCAGGGCATTGAAGCGGCCTGCATTCTCTTTCAGCTCAACAGCAAAACAGCCGACATTCTGCGTCTGGCCGAAAACGCCGGGCTGCCTTCCGTTTTCATCCACGGCTCGGAGCGGACCCGGCTTTGCGCCGAATGGCGGGCCTTTGTCCATGCCGCGGTCACGGCCGGACTCATGCAGCACGCCCCCAACAGCGTGCTGGTGGGCTATCTGCGGCAGACCGGCCACCTGTTGCGCGCGGCGGAAGCGGACGCGCCGGACGGCCGCGTCGCTCCAGAGGCCCCACCGGCCCAGGCCGACTTTGTGGACGGTCCTTTTGCCTCCTACATGGCATTGCTGGGGCACGGCGAACAGGCCGGTTGCCCGCCCCTCTTCTGCCGACGCCTGGCCGACGCCGCACCTGAACTTGCCCCGCAACTGGCGCAAGACATGCGCGTCCAGGCGCGTCTGGCCGCTGTGATGGCGCTGGTGGTCAGCGCCGTGTGGGACAAGCTGGAGGAATTCGAAATTCTGGCGGACTAG
- a CDS encoding threonine/serine exporter family protein, producing MSESFQQSAAKAALSHAPHCSSGGRLATNQAPGAGEVNDFLRTFCAALLGLGAQTARVDRNAARIAGAFGFAVDLAVFPKHLMLSVTSADGRERRTSVGSIKAGAPDFRKVASLNALGWSIVDERLSLEEARRRLNAILSGQSYHPACVRLMVACANAAFCRLFEGDATAMALVFAATLAGFYLRQLLVRWRVDGKIVFFCCAFGASLLAAPGVLFHWGSTPQTGLAASVLFLIPGIPLINAMLDIMDGHVLMGFSRAVQASILIVCIALGLALTMALLGVSSL from the coding sequence ATGTCCGAATCTTTCCAGCAAAGCGCGGCCAAGGCCGCGCTTTCCCATGCGCCCCATTGCAGTTCCGGCGGACGGCTCGCAACGAACCAGGCCCCCGGCGCGGGAGAGGTCAATGATTTTCTGCGGACCTTCTGCGCCGCCTTGCTGGGCTTGGGCGCGCAGACCGCGCGCGTGGACCGTAACGCCGCGCGCATTGCCGGGGCCTTCGGCTTTGCGGTGGATCTGGCGGTCTTTCCCAAACACCTGATGCTCTCTGTCACCTCGGCGGACGGGCGGGAACGCCGCACGTCGGTGGGGTCCATCAAGGCCGGAGCGCCGGATTTCCGGAAAGTGGCGAGTCTGAACGCGTTGGGCTGGAGCATTGTGGATGAGCGCCTGAGCCTGGAGGAAGCACGGAGGCGTCTCAACGCCATTCTGAGCGGGCAGTCCTACCATCCGGCCTGTGTGCGTCTCATGGTGGCCTGCGCCAATGCCGCCTTCTGCCGTTTGTTTGAGGGCGACGCCACGGCCATGGCTCTGGTGTTCGCGGCCACCCTGGCGGGTTTCTATCTGCGCCAGCTTCTGGTGCGCTGGCGGGTGGACGGCAAGATCGTGTTTTTTTGCTGCGCCTTCGGCGCTTCCCTGCTGGCCGCGCCGGGCGTGCTCTTTCACTGGGGCTCAACGCCGCAGACCGGCCTGGCGGCCAGTGTGCTCTTTCTGATTCCCGGCATTCCACTGATCAACGCCATGCTGGACATTATGGACGGGCATGTGCTGATGGGTTTCTCCCGGGCCGTGCAGGCCAGCATTCTGATCGTCTGCATCGCTCTCGGTCTGGCCCTGACCATGGCCCTGCTGGGGGTGAGTTCGCTGTGA
- a CDS encoding HAD family hydrolase, which translates to MKAFIFDLDGTLLDTLEDIGRACNAVLASHGHPAHPLAAYRRMVGNGFGRLVRSALPPAALRDLAPEALDALVDEARLWYGQHMRERTRPYDGMPEALAELARRGLTLAVLSNKPDDLTRTLVSHYFPQIPFADVRGGRSGTPLKPDPAAPRAMLAKLGLEAGQCFYVGDSDVDMLTARNAGMVSVGVAWGFRGLEEVRAAGARHLVTTPAQLPELI; encoded by the coding sequence ATGAAGGCTTTCATTTTTGATCTGGACGGCACTCTGCTGGACACCCTTGAAGACATCGGCCGGGCCTGCAACGCGGTTCTGGCCTCCCACGGCCATCCCGCCCATCCTCTGGCGGCCTACCGCCGCATGGTGGGCAACGGCTTCGGCCGTCTGGTGCGCAGCGCGCTGCCCCCGGCGGCGTTGCGCGATCTCGCGCCCGAGGCGCTCGACGCGCTGGTGGACGAGGCCCGTCTCTGGTACGGGCAACATATGCGCGAGCGCACCCGCCCGTATGACGGCATGCCCGAGGCTTTGGCGGAACTGGCCCGGCGCGGCCTGACGCTTGCCGTACTCTCCAATAAACCCGATGATCTCACGCGGACGCTGGTCAGCCATTATTTCCCGCAAATCCCCTTTGCCGACGTGCGCGGCGGGCGGTCCGGAACCCCGCTCAAGCCCGATCCCGCAGCCCCCAGGGCCATGCTGGCCAAACTGGGCCTGGAGGCCGGGCAGTGTTTTTACGTGGGCGACAGTGACGTGGACATGCTCACGGCGCGCAATGCGGGCATGGTTTCCGTGGGCGTGGCCTGGGGATTTCGCGGCCTGGAGGAAGTGCGCGCCGCGGGCGCGCGGCATCTGGTAACCACACCGGCGCAATTGCCGGAATTGATATGA
- a CDS encoding HD domain-containing phosphohydrolase: MRTPRLFDLLSFFSTALDIVTPALAGHHARVAWLSLRMAEKLGYDRRTRTRLLTAAILHDIGTVPMKTETRDLVFEINEGPHCRAGWAFCKTAGLPRTICNMVLHHHTPWNAARHDDDARLGNLIHLADRLDILLRAQKTEGFAAEVERLCRQREKFAPRYLEALHALAGDREITEQSGRTQSMLRHLGEIAPQEGLSPQKLLKVCGLFSQIIDSKSPFTATHSSGVAHTARALFRRSGLADATELSAIFVAGLLHDIGKLAVPSDILEKPAALSPDEFDIIKRHAEVGLQLLGGVPGFACIRNWGGLHHERPDGSGYPLGLSGRSFPLPARIMAVADVFTALTEDRPYREGMPVGEALEIMRDMARRDALDRDMVSLLADDVERINQARLRGQGKAAENFQQLRVLCRKPGKAEPIWAASVHVCDESKTCDRNVI; encoded by the coding sequence ATGCGGACGCCCCGTCTTTTTGACCTGCTCAGTTTTTTTTCCACAGCGCTGGACATTGTGACGCCGGCGCTGGCCGGACACCATGCGCGCGTGGCCTGGCTGAGTCTGCGTATGGCGGAAAAGCTGGGTTATGACCGCCGTACCCGTACCCGTCTGCTGACCGCCGCCATTCTGCACGATATCGGCACGGTGCCCATGAAAACAGAAACCAGGGATCTGGTTTTCGAAATCAATGAGGGCCCCCACTGCCGGGCGGGTTGGGCGTTCTGTAAAACCGCCGGTCTGCCCAGGACCATCTGCAACATGGTCCTCCACCATCATACGCCCTGGAACGCGGCCCGCCATGACGACGACGCCCGCTTGGGCAACCTCATCCATCTGGCGGACAGGCTGGACATCCTCCTGCGCGCCCAGAAAACCGAGGGCTTCGCTGCTGAGGTGGAGCGTCTTTGCCGCCAGCGCGAAAAGTTCGCTCCCCGTTATCTGGAGGCCCTGCACGCTCTGGCCGGGGACCGGGAAATCACGGAACAGAGCGGGCGCACGCAGTCCATGCTCCGGCATCTGGGCGAGATCGCCCCCCAGGAAGGCCTGAGCCCGCAAAAGCTGCTGAAAGTATGCGGGCTGTTTTCCCAGATCATCGACTCCAAAAGCCCGTTTACCGCCACCCACTCCAGCGGCGTGGCCCATACGGCCCGCGCCCTGTTCCGGCGCAGCGGCCTGGCCGACGCCACGGAACTTTCCGCCATTTTTGTGGCCGGCCTGCTGCACGACATCGGCAAACTGGCCGTGCCTTCGGATATTCTGGAAAAACCGGCGGCTCTCAGCCCTGACGAATTTGACATCATCAAGCGGCATGCCGAAGTGGGTCTGCAGTTGCTGGGCGGCGTGCCCGGTTTCGCCTGCATCCGGAACTGGGGCGGCCTGCACCACGAACGCCCCGACGGTTCGGGCTATCCTCTGGGCCTCAGCGGACGCAGCTTTCCTTTGCCCGCGCGAATCATGGCCGTGGCCGACGTTTTTACCGCATTGACCGAAGACCGGCCCTACCGCGAAGGCATGCCCGTCGGCGAAGCCCTGGAGATCATGCGGGATATGGCCCGGCGCGACGCTCTGGACCGCGACATGGTGAGCCTGCTGGCCGACGACGTGGAGCGGATCAACCAAGCCCGTCTCCGTGGTCAAGGCAAAGCCGCTGAAAACTTTCAACAGTTGCGCGTCCTGTGCCGCAAGCCGGGCAAAGCGGAACCCATCTGGGCTGCGTCCGTCCACGTCTGCGACGAGAGCAAGACATGCGACAGGAATGTAATATAA
- a CDS encoding threonine/serine exporter family protein — MILLTAIAADGFFAAVAAMGFAVISNPPKKVLLMAGVLAAVGHMSRFALLREGVGIASASLCAALLISLCSMPCARRWHIPAEMFAFPALLPMIPGMFAYKTILATMQFLGATAMSLRQELLVDIVYNGLTAFFIMCALVIGAVLPLLAFHRESPLVRGIRKLRRRGSTEG; from the coding sequence GTGATTCTTCTGACGGCAATAGCCGCCGACGGTTTTTTCGCGGCGGTGGCGGCCATGGGATTCGCCGTCATTTCCAATCCGCCCAAAAAGGTTCTGCTCATGGCCGGGGTGCTCGCCGCCGTGGGGCATATGAGTCGCTTTGCGTTGCTGCGGGAAGGCGTGGGCATTGCCAGCGCCTCGCTCTGCGCGGCTTTGCTGATTTCGCTGTGCAGCATGCCCTGTGCCCGGCGCTGGCATATCCCGGCGGAGATGTTCGCCTTTCCCGCGCTGCTGCCCATGATTCCGGGCATGTTCGCCTACAAGACCATATTGGCCACCATGCAGTTTCTGGGCGCAACGGCCATGTCCCTGCGCCAGGAACTGCTGGTGGATATTGTCTACAACGGCCTGACCGCCTTTTTCATCATGTGCGCTCTGGTCATCGGGGCCGTGCTGCCCCTGCTGGCTTTTCACCGGGAATCACCCCTGGTCAGGGGCATCAGGAAGCTGCGGCGGAGGGGAAGCACGGAAGGGTAG
- a CDS encoding thermonuclease family protein, whose translation MAACTAIFTNSKWSRQTAKAALLILFCCLLPAAVRAEQEPLPQPEGVVARCFDGDTLKLTDRRVVRLAGIDTPETGRDNSKPQYYAREARQELDALAKGQKVCLFAAGVKSKDRYGRIVADVRLEDGRSLSDLMIERGAAFYYPHQDQNPHLQERLRALQEQAINERRGLWAYLLSLPLAHLNYTGNRDSLRFFPADCPDAQHIKPRNRVYFGTLMDAFLAGYAPARVCQFWPAQP comes from the coding sequence ATGGCTGCGTGTACGGCAATCTTCACCAACAGCAAATGGTCTCGTCAGACGGCGAAAGCCGCTCTGCTCATTTTGTTCTGCTGTCTGCTGCCTGCGGCGGTTCGGGCGGAGCAAGAGCCCCTGCCCCAGCCCGAGGGCGTGGTGGCCCGCTGTTTTGACGGCGACACGCTCAAGCTCACGGACCGGCGCGTGGTGCGTCTGGCGGGCATCGACACGCCGGAAACGGGCCGGGACAACAGCAAGCCCCAGTATTACGCCCGCGAAGCCCGGCAGGAACTGGACGCCCTGGCCAAGGGGCAAAAAGTCTGCCTGTTCGCGGCCGGGGTCAAGAGCAAGGACCGCTACGGCCGCATCGTGGCCGACGTGCGCCTGGAAGACGGCCGTTCCCTGAGCGACCTGATGATCGAGCGTGGCGCGGCTTTTTACTATCCGCACCAAGACCAGAATCCGCATCTGCAGGAGCGTCTGCGCGCCCTGCAGGAACAGGCTATCAACGAACGGCGCGGCCTTTGGGCCTATCTGCTCTCCCTGCCGCTGGCCCACCTGAACTACACGGGCAACCGCGATTCCCTGCGCTTCTTCCCGGCGGACTGTCCGGACGCCCAGCACATCAAACCCCGTAACCGGGTCTATTTCGGCACCCTGATGGACGCCTTTCTGGCCGGTTACGCCCCGGCCCGGGTCTGCCAGTTCTGGCCCGCGCAGCCATGA
- the nifS gene encoding cysteine desulfurase NifS — protein sequence MKTIYLDNNATTAVAPEVLAAMLPYLGELYGNPSSMHSFGGQVGEAVDTARERMAALLGADPDEIIFTSCGSESDNTAIWSALQTQPEKRHLITTRVEHPAVLNVVQYWERQGYHVTLLGVDGKGRLDLDEYAAALSDDTALVSVMFANNEVGDIYPIQTMAEMAKERGVLFHTDAVQAVGKTPIDLRHLPADMLSLSGHKIHAPKGIGVLYVRKGVRFRPFLRGGHQERGRRAGTENVPYIVGLGMAAQLAIDHMQEERVNVARLRDKLESGLLERIPDCMVNGDVENRLPNTSNIAFKNVEGEAILLMLDRLGICASSGSACTSGSLEPSHVLRAMGVPFNYAHGSVRLSLSRYTTEEDVDFVIENFPGVIQTLRAISPFKN from the coding sequence ATGAAGACCATCTATCTCGACAACAACGCCACCACAGCCGTGGCTCCGGAAGTGCTCGCGGCCATGCTGCCCTATCTGGGCGAACTGTACGGCAACCCCTCAAGCATGCACAGCTTCGGCGGCCAGGTGGGCGAGGCCGTGGATACGGCCCGCGAACGCATGGCCGCCCTGCTGGGGGCCGACCCGGATGAGATCATTTTCACCTCCTGCGGCTCGGAAAGCGACAATACGGCCATCTGGTCCGCTCTCCAGACCCAGCCGGAAAAGCGCCACCTGATCACCACCCGCGTGGAGCATCCGGCGGTGCTCAATGTGGTCCAGTACTGGGAACGCCAGGGTTATCACGTGACCCTGCTCGGCGTGGACGGCAAGGGCCGCCTGGACCTGGACGAATACGCCGCCGCCCTGTCCGACGACACGGCCCTGGTGTCCGTCATGTTCGCCAACAACGAGGTGGGCGACATCTATCCCATTCAGACCATGGCCGAAATGGCCAAGGAGCGCGGCGTGCTCTTTCACACCGACGCAGTGCAGGCCGTGGGCAAAACGCCCATTGACCTCCGCCATCTGCCGGCGGACATGCTCTCCCTGTCCGGGCACAAGATTCACGCACCCAAGGGCATCGGCGTGCTCTATGTGCGCAAGGGCGTGCGCTTCCGGCCGTTTCTGCGCGGCGGCCATCAGGAGCGGGGCCGGCGGGCAGGCACGGAAAACGTGCCCTACATCGTGGGCCTGGGCATGGCCGCCCAACTGGCCATCGATCACATGCAGGAAGAGCGGGTCAACGTGGCCCGCCTGCGTGACAAGCTGGAAAGCGGCTTGCTGGAGCGCATCCCGGACTGCATGGTCAACGGCGATGTGGAAAACCGCCTGCCCAACACCAGCAATATCGCTTTCAAGAATGTGGAAGGCGAAGCCATCTTGCTGATGCTCGACCGCCTGGGGATCTGCGCCAGCTCCGGTTCGGCCTGCACCTCGGGCAGCCTTGAGCCTTCGCATGTGCTCAGGGCCATGGGCGTGCCCTTCAACTATGCTCACGGCTCGGTACGCCTCTCCCTCTCCCGCTACACCACGGAAGAGGATGTGGATTTCGTAATTGAAAACTTCCCGGGCGTAATCCAGACCCTGCGGGCAATTTCTCCCTTCAAGAATTGA
- a CDS encoding ATP-binding protein, which produces MERPIIEIDEAKCNGCGQCVLDCAEGALAVIDGKARLISEVFCDGLGACLNCPQGALTLTTREAPEFDEKAALAAKARRESPDGAERAAQPRPAGGCPGSAARSLRPLAGPAAAATDAALRVELPTWPIQLRLVPPQAPFLNGAHLLLAAHCAGFALPRLHRDWLAGRVPLIACPKLEDNALLLEKLTAILRGGRIAGLTVLRMSVPCCGGLDRLAREALDKAGCDLPLESHVACLG; this is translated from the coding sequence ATGGAACGGCCTATTATTGAAATCGACGAAGCAAAATGCAACGGCTGCGGTCAATGCGTGCTGGACTGCGCCGAGGGCGCGCTGGCTGTCATTGACGGCAAGGCCCGGCTAATCAGCGAAGTATTCTGCGACGGCCTGGGCGCCTGTCTGAACTGCCCACAGGGCGCGCTGACCCTGACCACACGCGAGGCTCCGGAATTTGACGAAAAAGCGGCTCTGGCGGCCAAGGCCCGGCGCGAATCCCCGGACGGCGCGGAGCGAGCCGCGCAACCGCGCCCGGCGGGCGGCTGCCCCGGCAGCGCGGCGCGCAGCCTGCGCCCTCTGGCCGGGCCCGCCGCCGCAGCCACGGACGCAGCATTGCGGGTGGAACTGCCCACCTGGCCCATCCAGTTGCGGCTGGTGCCGCCGCAGGCTCCCTTTCTGAACGGCGCGCACCTGTTGTTGGCCGCCCATTGCGCGGGCTTCGCCCTGCCCCGTCTGCACCGGGACTGGCTGGCGGGCCGTGTGCCGCTCATCGCCTGTCCCAAACTGGAAGACAATGCGCTGCTGCTGGAAAAACTGACTGCCATCCTGCGCGGCGGGCGTATTGCCGGGCTTACGGTGCTTCGTATGAGCGTGCCCTGTTGTGGCGGGCTGGATCGCCTGGCCCGCGAGGCCCTGGACAAGGCCGGGTGCGACCTGCCTCTGGAAAGCCATGTGGCGTGTCTGGGCTGA
- the nifU gene encoding Fe-S cluster assembly protein NifU: protein MWNYSEAVHDHFLHPHNAGPLADANAVGEVGSLACGDALKLYLKINDQGVIEDAGFETFGCASAIASSSVLTDMIKGMKVDDALKLTNKDIANALGGLPKQKMHCSVMGQEALEAAIRQWKGEPPVPHAHEEGKLVCKCFGVTDAQIIRAIRENNLKTVEEVTNYTKAGGACGECLDEISEILAAELKQKPLTELKPKPRMTNVQRMQQVLKTIDEEIRPQLAADGGDIELVDVDGKRVTVSLRGRCSQCRSSEVTIRNLVERLLREHVEPDIVVEEA, encoded by the coding sequence ATGTGGAATTATAGCGAAGCCGTGCATGATCATTTCCTGCACCCGCACAACGCCGGTCCGCTGGCCGACGCCAACGCCGTGGGCGAGGTGGGCAGCCTGGCCTGTGGCGACGCCCTCAAGCTCTATCTGAAAATCAACGATCAGGGCGTCATCGAAGACGCCGGTTTTGAAACCTTCGGCTGTGCCAGCGCCATCGCTTCCAGCTCCGTGCTCACGGACATGATCAAGGGCATGAAGGTGGACGACGCGCTCAAGCTGACCAACAAGGACATCGCCAACGCTCTGGGCGGCCTGCCCAAGCAGAAGATGCACTGCTCGGTCATGGGCCAGGAAGCCCTGGAGGCGGCCATCCGCCAGTGGAAGGGCGAACCGCCCGTGCCCCACGCCCACGAAGAAGGCAAGCTGGTCTGCAAATGCTTCGGCGTCACGGACGCCCAGATTATCCGCGCCATCCGCGAGAACAATCTGAAGACTGTGGAGGAAGTCACCAACTACACCAAGGCCGGCGGCGCGTGCGGCGAATGCCTGGATGAAATCTCCGAAATCCTCGCCGCCGAACTCAAACAGAAGCCGCTGACCGAGTTGAAGCCCAAACCGCGCATGACCAACGTGCAGCGCATGCAGCAGGTGCTCAAGACCATTGACGAGGAGATACGGCCCCAGCTCGCGGCCGACGGCGGCGACATCGAACTGGTGGATGTGGACGGCAAGCGGGTGACGGTTTCCCTGCGCGGGCGCTGTTCGCAGTGCCGCTCCAGCGAAGTGACCATCCGCAATCTGGTGGAACGCCTGCTGCGCGAGCATGTGGAACCCGACATTGTGGTGGAGGAGGCTTAA
- the queC gene encoding 7-cyano-7-deazaguanine synthase QueC produces MSAAVPSAALLGQEQALVIFSGGQDSATCLAWALSRFQRVLTLGFDYGQRHSVELTCRQRLRAGLAGLDPLWASRLGPDTLLDVDIFRQLADTALTSDTPIAADGPGGLPTTFVPGRNLLFILHAAVWAYAKDIRHLVLGVCQSDFSGYPDCRDDSVKAMQVALNLGMDSRFVLHTPLMWLSKRGAWELAEELGGPALVDLILEESHTCYAGERGQRHEWGYGCGLCPACRLRAAGYAAYREARQTDSNGAPHTGPDHTEA; encoded by the coding sequence ATGAGCGCCGCCGTCCCTTCCGCCGCTCTCCTCGGGCAAGAGCAGGCTCTGGTCATCTTTTCCGGCGGGCAGGATTCCGCCACCTGCCTGGCCTGGGCGCTGAGCCGCTTCCAGCGCGTTCTGACCCTCGGCTTTGACTACGGCCAGCGCCACAGCGTGGAACTGACCTGCCGCCAGCGCCTGCGCGCGGGCCTGGCCGGGCTTGATCCGCTCTGGGCTTCCCGTCTGGGACCGGATACTTTGCTGGATGTGGATATTTTCCGCCAGCTGGCCGACACGGCCCTGACTTCCGACACGCCCATCGCCGCCGACGGGCCGGGCGGTCTGCCCACCACCTTTGTGCCGGGCCGCAACCTGCTGTTCATCCTGCACGCCGCCGTCTGGGCCTATGCCAAGGATATCCGCCATCTGGTACTGGGCGTCTGCCAGAGCGATTTTTCCGGCTATCCGGACTGCCGCGACGACAGCGTCAAGGCCATGCAGGTGGCGCTCAATCTGGGCATGGACAGCCGCTTTGTCCTGCACACGCCGTTGATGTGGCTGAGCAAGCGTGGAGCCTGGGAACTGGCCGAAGAACTGGGCGGCCCGGCCCTGGTGGACCTGATTCTGGAGGAGAGCCATACCTGCTACGCGGGCGAACGCGGGCAGCGCCACGAGTGGGGCTACGGCTGCGGCCTCTGCCCGGCCTGCCGCCTGCGCGCCGCCGGGTACGCGGCGTACCGGGAAGCGCGGCAAACGGACAGCAACGGCGCGCCCCATACCGGGCCGGACCACACGGAGGCCTGA